A genomic stretch from Alosa sapidissima isolate fAloSap1 chromosome 3, fAloSap1.pri, whole genome shotgun sequence includes:
- the amn gene encoding protein amnionless — translation MSLQAVTLIWLALFSPASALYKQWIPDTNYENATNWDKGSVPCGTDRVYFAAERKVSVYVETVHSVLEMRLPVDGELVLAPGAAFLSSSGGSDPSCGGGVTARFKDSEGLKWFDPGLWRAAASWDDLQAGRYVFSVHEESMPCQQDDVVFRPASSFRVDVSSSQLTVPVQSVTIQGQKFSSGSSFSQYLASRSGKLQFHGSSSLAVVPSGCSDPSGCECGNAANRERICASVACPELACPKPLRPVGHCCDICGAIVSLQFSEAFNLESYRQRLQHLVLNKPDYQSVRLGLSKVREEQRLLGFIPRTAQPKIQVLLLENNGESTSRLAEAAAKDIASDARANGANLGIEEAEIGLSSGDAGGAGAGAVVGVVFAVLLVVALVLGVGVYLRRRGTITLPSLPSMPSIKSWRKSSEVGELGGPMDHGFDNPMFDKPTLMPSEPDLYVDSGKSISITQSGVHFVNPAYDETDFNA, via the coding sequence ATGTCCCTCCAGGCAGTCACACTCATCTGGCTCGCCCTTTTCAGTCCTGCATCTGCCCTCTACAAGCAGTGGATCCCAGACACCAACTACGAAAATGCCACAAACTGGGATAAGGGCTCCGTTCCATGTGGGACCGACAGGGTGTACTTTGCGGCTGAGAGAAAGGTGTCGGTGTACGTGGAGACGGTACACTCTGTGCTGGAGATGAGGCTGCCGGTGGATGGGGAGCTGGTCCTGGCCCCAGGGGCCGCCTTCTTGTCGTCGTCCGGCGGCAGTGACCCATCATGCGGGGGCGGAGTGACGGCCAGGTTCAAGGACTCGGAGGGCCTGAAGTGGTTCGACCCGGGGCTCTGGAGGGCAGCGGCGTCCTGGGACGATCTCCAGGCTGGCCGCTACGTGTTCTCCGTGCATGAGGAGAGCATGCCGTGTCAGCAGGACGACGTGGTCTTCCGTCCGGCCTCGTCGTTCCGCGTGGACGTCTCCTCCAGTCAGCTGACGGTTCCTGTGCAGAGCGTCACCATCCAGGGTCAGAAGTTCAGCTCCGGTTCCTCCTTCTCCCAGTACCTGGCCTCTCGCTCCGGCAAGTTGCAGTTCCACGGCTCCTCCTCGCTAGCCGTTGTGCCCTCTGGCTGCAGTGACCCATCGGGGTGTGAGTGTGGGAACGCGGCTAATCGTGAGCGGATCTGTGCCAGTGTCGCATGCCCCGAGCTGGCCTGCCCGAAGCCTCTTCGCCCGGTGGGCCACTGCTGTGACATCTGCGGTGCCATCGTTTCTCTTCAGTTCTCCGAGGCTTTTAATCTGGAGTCGTACCGCCAGCGCCTGCAGCACCTCGTCCTGAACAAGCCCGACTATCAGTCCGTCAGGCTCGGCCTCTCCAAGGTGCGGGAGGAGCAGAGGCTGCTGGGTTTCATTCCCCGCACGGCACAGCCAAAGATCCAAGTGCTGCTGTTGGAGAACAACGGGGAGTCCACCAGccggctggcggaggcggcagCGAAAGACATCGCCTCAGATGCCCGCGCCAACGGTGCCAATCTGGGCATCGAAGAGGCAGAAATAGGGCTGTCGTCTGGCGATGCAGGTGGTGCGGGGGCAGGTgctgtggtgggggtggtgtttgCCGTTCTGCTGGTTGTTGCACTCGTGCTGGGCGTGGGGGTCTATCTACGCCGCCGCGGGACCATTACTCTGCCCAGTTTGCCCTCCATGCCCTCCATAAAGTCCTGGAGGAAGAGCAGTGAGGTGGGCGAACTGGGCGGGCCGATGGACCACGGCTTCGACAACCCCATGTTCGACAAGCCCACACTCATGCCCTCTGAGCCGGACCTGTACGTGGACAGTGGAAAATCCATCTCAATCACTCAGTCGGGAGTGCACTTTGTCAACCCTGCTTATGATGAGACGGACTTTAATGCCTAA
- the LOC121705818 gene encoding tripartite motif-containing protein 16-like protein: MDDGESSTTMDQQNSLKKEEMGENLNRVDKDCLAQMNGSVSEGDQLKIDEEFGNTCNCKRANTNSGDQLDCNGGDCNDPYKTLNHGAQEQSAEDVPCDSCIESPRRAVKSCLTCLVSYCEAHLRPHLESRRFQSHRLVPPQKDLELRGCPEHGLPLELYCCTDARCLCHACREQGHREHHTLPVGEARRLTQAELQSKRREMLKAVSTAEDAITSLQHNTASAESSVMGLQMILEQQFSRLHGAVEKVREEVREVLNGELKQVACQADGIQAHLHLKICQLKRTLVLGEKFSNSKNDVDFMQEYCEWLKDPVDTDLPEVYISLPDRLSPFRQTLLDTTQELCEQLLATYRHQLTHLCQREGLGFNTAIQSSDLSGQEPEPVTHSDFLRYATSLTFNINSAHQFLRLTDGNTRVTNTTPWQHCYPEHPERFEHWRQVLACDSLFLGRHYFEVELSGEGAYVGLTYKSIKRKSADHSGCITGNTFSWSLGRRSRGLSCWHAGEEICLQGEPLSQVGVYVDYQAGVVAFYDAAGSMIQLHKYSARFLEPLYPAFWLSKKDDVICLPSLVEN, translated from the exons ATGGATGATGGAGAGAGTTCGACAACAATGGACCAACAAAACAGCCTAAAGAAAGAAGAAATGGGAGAGAATTTAAACCGTGTTGACAAGGACTGTCTAGCTCAGATGAATGGCAGTGTGAGTGAAGGAGACCAGTTGAAGATAGATGAGGAGTTTGGTAACACTTGCAACTGTAAAAGAGCTAACACTAACAGTGGTGACCAGTTAGACTGTAACGGTGGAGACTGTAATGACCCTTACAAGACTCTGAACCATGGTGCACAAGAGCAGAGCGCAGAGGACGTGCCGTGTGACTCCTGCATCGAGAGCCCCCGGCGGGCAGTGAAGTCGTGCCTCACCTGTCTGGTGTCGTACTGCGAGGCGCACCTGCGGCCTCACCTGGAGAGCCGGCGCTTCCAGAGTCACCGGCTGGTGCCGCCGCAGAAGGACCTGGAGCTGCGCGGCTGCCCTGAGCACGGGCTGCCTTTGGAGCTGTACTGTTGCACCGACGCCCGCTGCCTATGCCACGCCTGCAGGGAGCAGGGCCACCGAGAACACCACACCCTGCCTGTGGGGGAGGCCCGCAGACTGACCCAG GCAGAGCTGCAGAGTAAGAGGAGAGAAATGTTGAAAGCAGTCTCCACAGCAGAGGACGCCATCACCAGTCTACAACACAACACCGCCTCAGCAGAG AGCTCAGTGATGGGCCTGCAGATGATATTGGAGCAGCAGTTCTCCCGTCTGCATGGGGCGGTGGAGAAGGTCAGGGAGGAGGTGCGGGAGGTGCTGAACGGGGAGCTGAAGCAGGTGGCGTGCCAGGCGGACGGCATACAGGCACACCTGCACCTGAAGATATGCCAGCTGAAGAGGACCCTCGTCTTGGGGGAGAAGTTCAGCAACAGCAAAAATGATGTGGACTTCATGCAG GAGTACTGTGAGTGGCTAAAGGACCCGGTGGACACTGATTTACCTGAAGTTTATATCAGTCTGCCCGACCGGCTCAGCCCCTTCAGACAGACCCTCCTGGACACCACACAGGAGCTGTGTGAACAGCTGCTGGCCACCTACAGACACCAGCTCACTCACCTGTGCCAAAGAG AGGGATTGGGTTTTAACACTGCTATCCAGTCATCAGACCTCAGTGGCCAAGAACCTGAGCCAGTGACTCACAGTGACTTCCTGAGAT ATGCGACCAGTCTAACGTTCAACATCAACTCAGCGCACCAGTTCCTGCGGCTGACTGACGGGAATACGCGGGTGACCAACACCACCCCCTGGCAGCACTGCTACCCGGAGCACCCCGAGCGTTTCGAGCACTGGCGTCAGGTCCTGGCATGCGACAGCCTCTTCCTGGGCCGCCACTACTTCGAGGTGGAGCTGAGTGGCGAGGGAGCGTACGTGGGTCTCACCTACAAAAGCATCAAGCGGAAGAGCGCTGACCACAGTGGCTGCATCACCGGCAACACCTTCTCCTGGAGCCTGGGCCGACGCAGCCGCGGGCTCTCCTGCTGGCATGCAGGCGAGGAGATCTGCCTGCAGGGGGAGCCCTTGAGCCAAGTCGGGGTGTATGTTGATTATCAGGCCGGTGTTGTAGCCTTCTACGATGCGGCAGGGTCTATGATACAGTTGCATAAATACAGCGCACGGTTCTTGGAGCCGCTGTATCCAGCCTTCTGGCTCTCAAAGAAGGATGATGTCATTTGTCTCCCGAGCCTAGTTGAGAACTGA